From Sander lucioperca isolate FBNREF2018 chromosome 14, SLUC_FBN_1.2, whole genome shotgun sequence, the proteins below share one genomic window:
- the LOC116041879 gene encoding EKC/KEOPS complex subunit Lage3: MAATDGERNPETGKLEFSVEVPFPSACEATVALRSLAPDAEPRKGGISKQLAVTGSTLSVRWSADEARILRVSVSSFLDHLALVTETMEMFGPPVSQ; the protein is encoded by the exons ATGGCGGCGACGGACGGAGAGAGAAACCCTGAAACCGGCAAACTGGAGTT CTCCGTGGAGGTTCCCTTCCCGTCGGCGTGCGAGGCCACGGTCGCTCTGCGCTCTCTGGCGCCGGACGCCGAGCCGAGGAAAGGCGGCATCAGCAAACAGCTCGCGGTGACCGGCAGCACGCTGTCTGT GAGGTGGAGTGCCGACGAGGCTCGGATCCTCCGAGTGTCCGTGAGCTCGTTCCTGGACCACCTGGCGCTCGTCACGGAGACCATGGAGATGTTCGGCCCACCGGTTTCCCAGTGA